The following coding sequences are from one Saprospiraceae bacterium window:
- a CDS encoding anhydro-N-acetylmuramic acid kinase translates to MKNEYFVIGLMSGTSLDGLDIAACKFNYNTQWNYQIIKALTIKYPDELKHELSNAFYSGDQQLTQLDDKYGNYLGTQLQEFILGLPEIPELICSHGHTVFHRPADGITIQIGSGKRIHELVNIPVVNNFRQQDVLLGGQGAPLVPIGDEILFSNYDCCINLGGFSNISWKSANKRLACDMSPCNILLNSIASKLNLAFDKNGEISRSGTLIEELYIKWNQIEFFNMKAPKSLGREWFENHYLNDLLESRFEPNDLLFTATEHVAEQISKFILTIGTENANYLFTGGGAHNIYLMERLSHYFGQKLNPSEDYQLIDFKEAIVFAFLGLLRILGKINVLSSVTGAVKDHSAGDIWT, encoded by the coding sequence ATGAAAAACGAATATTTCGTCATCGGTTTAATGTCGGGTACTTCGCTTGATGGTCTAGATATAGCAGCTTGTAAATTCAACTATAATACGCAATGGAACTACCAAATTATAAAGGCTTTGACGATTAAATATCCAGATGAATTAAAACATGAACTCAGTAATGCTTTTTATTCTGGTGATCAGCAATTGACTCAACTTGATGATAAATATGGAAACTATTTAGGAACACAGCTCCAAGAATTCATATTAGGGTTACCTGAAATACCTGAATTAATTTGTAGCCATGGACATACGGTTTTTCATCGTCCGGCAGATGGAATCACTATTCAGATTGGAAGTGGAAAAAGGATTCATGAACTAGTCAATATTCCTGTCGTAAATAACTTTAGACAACAAGATGTATTGCTGGGCGGACAAGGTGCGCCTCTGGTACCCATAGGTGATGAAATACTTTTTTCAAATTATGATTGCTGTATCAATTTAGGTGGTTTCTCCAATATTTCATGGAAAAGTGCTAACAAGAGACTTGCTTGTGATATGAGCCCTTGCAATATTTTATTAAATTCAATAGCTTCGAAACTTAATCTTGCGTTTGACAAAAATGGAGAAATATCGAGATCCGGAACATTGATTGAAGAATTGTATATAAAATGGAATCAAATAGAATTTTTCAATATGAAGGCACCAAAAAGTCTTGGGCGAGAGTGGTTTGAAAATCATTACTTGAATGATCTCTTAGAAAGTAGATTTGAACCCAATGATTTATTGTTCACTGCAACAGAACATGTAGCAGAACAGATCTCAAAATTTATTTTGACCATTGGGACCGAAAACGCAAACTATCTGTTCACCGGAGGTGGAGCACACAATATTTATCTTATGGAACGTTTAAGTCATTATTTTGGACAAAAATTAAATCCATCTGAAGATTACCAATTAATTGATTTTAAAGAAGCGATCGTTTTCGCCTTCCTTGGTTTACTGCGGATCCTTGGTAAAATCAACGTTCTGTCTTCTGTCACCGGTGCAGTTAAAGATCACTCCGCAGGAGATATATGGACCTAA
- a CDS encoding peptide MFS transporter, which translates to MSSQTGHPKGLYLLFFTEMWERFSYYGMRAILVLFLTKQLMMDKAFSSELYGSFTGLVYLTPIIGGYMADRYWGNRKSIILGGLLMAAGQFALFFSGASSSSLIMYIGLGLLVFGNGFFKPNISTMVGQLYPENDKRIDSAYTVFYMGINLGAFIAPLICGYLGENIAFKWGFFAAGVGMLVSTASFYWMKNKYLVSPTGYQIGEEPNRARLKADESSSAEMKFDNAQLAMIIGGSLLLALLFYYVIGFDFFGSMIFGFAISIPATIILDKSLSAVEKDRIWVIFIAAFFVIFFWSAFEQAGASLTFFADEQTNRNILGWEMPASWFNSFNAVFVVIFAPVFSALWLKMGDKQPSSPTKQAIGLLLLALGYLYISFGVKGTDPTSKVSILWLTGLYLIHTFGELCLSPIGLSMVNKLAPARLASLLMGVWFLANATANKFAGMLSALYPQEGKPSSFLGYAMNNTYDFFLLFVVMAGIAGIILLLMSKWLQKMMHGVK; encoded by the coding sequence ATGTCTAGTCAAACCGGACACCCAAAAGGATTGTATCTCTTATTTTTCACAGAAATGTGGGAGCGGTTCAGCTATTACGGAATGCGCGCCATACTTGTGCTTTTCCTCACCAAACAATTGATGATGGACAAAGCTTTTTCATCAGAGCTTTATGGTAGTTTTACAGGTCTGGTTTATCTGACTCCGATCATTGGCGGGTATATGGCTGACAGATATTGGGGCAATCGCAAGTCGATTATACTTGGAGGATTACTCATGGCCGCAGGGCAATTTGCATTATTTTTTAGTGGTGCATCCAGCAGTTCTCTCATTATGTACATAGGTTTGGGATTATTGGTTTTTGGAAATGGATTTTTCAAACCTAATATTTCAACAATGGTTGGACAGCTCTATCCGGAAAATGACAAAAGAATTGATAGTGCCTATACAGTTTTTTATATGGGTATCAATCTTGGTGCCTTTATTGCTCCTTTGATCTGTGGTTATCTGGGAGAAAATATCGCTTTCAAATGGGGATTTTTTGCAGCCGGTGTTGGAATGTTAGTAAGTACTGCATCTTTTTACTGGATGAAAAATAAATATCTGGTTTCTCCGACAGGATACCAAATAGGTGAAGAGCCGAATCGAGCAAGATTAAAAGCTGATGAGAGCTCATCTGCAGAAATGAAATTTGACAATGCGCAGCTAGCTATGATTATAGGTGGATCCTTGTTACTTGCACTATTATTTTACTATGTCATAGGCTTTGATTTTTTTGGCTCCATGATATTTGGTTTTGCCATAAGTATACCGGCAACTATCATTTTGGATAAATCCCTGAGCGCGGTGGAAAAAGATCGAATATGGGTTATTTTTATTGCAGCATTTTTTGTGATTTTCTTTTGGAGTGCATTTGAACAAGCAGGTGCATCACTGACATTTTTTGCAGATGAACAAACAAACAGAAATATTCTTGGGTGGGAAATGCCTGCAAGTTGGTTCAATAGTTTCAATGCTGTATTTGTAGTAATATTTGCTCCAGTCTTTTCGGCATTGTGGCTCAAAATGGGTGACAAACAACCTTCATCTCCTACTAAACAAGCTATTGGATTATTACTTCTTGCATTGGGATATCTCTACATTTCTTTTGGAGTAAAAGGAACAGATCCAACATCTAAAGTAAGCATCCTGTGGCTTACAGGTTTGTATTTGATCCACACTTTTGGCGAATTATGTCTTTCACCTATTGGACTTTCAATGGTCAATAAACTTGCACCTGCAAGGTTGGCTTCATTGCTGATGGGAGTTTGGTTTTTGGCAAATGCGACTGCAAATAAATTTGCAGGTATGTTGTCTGCACTTTATCCACAGGAAGGCAAACCGAGTTCCTTCCTGGGTTATGCGATGAATAATACATATGACTTTTTCTTGCTTTTTGTTGTGATGGCTGGCATTGCTGGAATTATATTATTATTGATGTCCAAGTGGCTTCAAAAAATGATGCATGGTGTAAAATAA
- a CDS encoding quinone-dependent dihydroorotate dehydrogenase translates to MQLIWPLIRLMFFRMDPEKAHYFAMDLLANGLKIPLISFLIRKSFQIHLHERYSHTVAGLHFKHRIGLAAGFDKDGKWLELLALLGFSFIEVGTVTPVAQSGNEKPRLFRLIKDRAIINRMGFNNLGVDHLVRQLKLFEKPKNLIIGGNIGKNKSTSTENAAQDYLICFEKLYDHVDYFVINVSSPNTPNLRQLQDKSLLSELLQTIQTSNFSKNYPKPVFLKIAPDLSDEAIEEIVPLVLKQKLTGIIATNTTIDRPENLIEKKLASESGGLSGSPLKSKSLYVLKKIKSISNELVVISSGGIETEEDVKERIQAGADLVQIYSTMIYKGPWICKSMINKDLLQ, encoded by the coding sequence ATGCAATTAATATGGCCTTTGATCAGGTTGATGTTTTTCAGAATGGACCCTGAAAAAGCACATTATTTTGCAATGGATTTGCTTGCCAACGGATTGAAGATTCCATTAATTTCATTCTTGATAAGAAAAAGTTTCCAAATTCATCTCCATGAAAGATATTCCCATACTGTTGCAGGACTTCATTTTAAACATAGGATTGGATTAGCAGCCGGATTTGACAAAGATGGAAAATGGTTGGAGCTTCTAGCGCTTCTTGGATTTTCATTTATAGAAGTTGGAACTGTGACACCTGTAGCTCAATCTGGAAATGAAAAACCGAGATTATTCAGACTGATCAAAGACAGAGCAATCATCAATCGTATGGGCTTTAATAATCTGGGAGTGGATCATCTCGTCAGGCAATTAAAACTTTTTGAAAAGCCTAAAAATCTTATTATAGGCGGTAATATCGGTAAAAACAAATCGACCAGTACTGAGAATGCTGCTCAGGATTATTTAATATGCTTTGAAAAATTATATGATCACGTTGACTATTTTGTAATCAATGTGTCTTCACCTAACACACCTAATCTGAGACAACTCCAAGATAAATCACTATTGAGCGAATTATTGCAGACTATTCAAACATCCAATTTTAGCAAGAATTATCCAAAACCGGTTTTTTTAAAAATTGCACCAGACCTCAGTGATGAAGCTATAGAAGAGATTGTTCCATTGGTATTGAAGCAAAAGCTAACAGGAATCATTGCAACTAACACAACTATTGATAGACCAGAAAACTTGATCGAGAAAAAATTGGCGTCAGAAAGCGGTGGATTGAGTGGCTCTCCCCTTAAATCAAAGAGTTTGTATGTTCTCAAAAAAATCAAAAGCATATCCAACGAGCTAGTGGTCATCAGCTCAGGCGGGATTGAAACTGAGGAAGATGTCAAAGAAAGGATCCAAGCCGGAGCGGATTTGGTACAGATTTATAGCACAATGATATATAAAGGACCATGGATATGTAAATCAATGATAAACAAAGACTTATTGCAGTAA
- the dnaX gene encoding DNA polymerase III subunit gamma/tau gives MDPFVVSARKYRPLRWADVMGQEHISNTLKNALKNEKVAHAFLFCGPRGVGKTTCARILARVLNCENPTADWEPCNECKTCIAFQENTSFNIFELDAASNNSVEDIRGLIEHVRYQPQYGKFKIYIVDEVHMLSQQAFNAFLKTLEEPPPYAKFILATTEKHKILPTILSRCQIYDFKRISDQVIVQQLQMISDKEKITSSEDALYLIAQKSDGGMRDALSMFDRIVNFSGKNIARQDVLNNLNILDDDNFFQITEAFLTENRTRALILLDQLIANGFDVQVITEGLANHMRNLFVTKEASLDPLLNSIATRKQKFAEQADACSETFLLNALYLINESEINLIRANNRRLHIEILFLKLCSMRYKIEGTSTETNIILEKKKSEHIIPESLPEIRSNNTSNATPSENISEVNSTISITNKPVVELKSNPVEKKNAAAALPKLMDIGSLRKKINEEDIQKKTQQKELNLDSLLDFWEQLKSKQDSQLLRVNMNTVKLQLNGNIILIKCGSMVARESIRQELNLEESVRKYFNQANIQLTIEIDPQLSEREDKPKKIWNSQEKYDAMLQTNPKLQNFVETLGLKIVH, from the coding sequence ATGGATCCATTTGTAGTTTCTGCCAGAAAATACAGGCCACTCAGGTGGGCTGATGTGATGGGACAGGAACACATTTCCAATACTTTGAAGAACGCATTGAAAAATGAAAAGGTAGCTCATGCTTTTTTATTTTGTGGTCCAAGAGGTGTTGGAAAAACAACATGCGCTAGAATTTTAGCTAGAGTCCTCAACTGTGAAAATCCTACAGCAGATTGGGAACCTTGCAATGAATGCAAAACATGTATTGCATTTCAAGAAAATACTTCCTTCAATATTTTTGAACTGGATGCCGCATCAAATAACAGCGTAGAAGATATCAGAGGATTAATCGAACACGTGCGCTATCAACCACAATATGGAAAATTCAAGATCTATATTGTAGATGAAGTCCATATGCTGAGTCAGCAAGCTTTTAATGCATTTCTCAAGACATTGGAAGAACCTCCGCCCTATGCGAAATTTATTCTGGCTACGACCGAGAAACATAAAATACTGCCTACTATTCTTAGCCGTTGTCAAATCTACGACTTCAAGCGGATAAGTGATCAAGTCATTGTGCAACAATTGCAAATGATTAGTGATAAAGAAAAGATCACTTCGTCAGAAGATGCATTATATCTCATCGCACAAAAATCTGACGGAGGGATGCGTGATGCATTGAGTATGTTCGACCGTATAGTCAATTTTTCAGGAAAGAATATTGCTCGACAAGATGTACTCAATAACTTGAATATTCTGGACGATGATAACTTTTTCCAAATCACTGAGGCATTTTTAACAGAAAACAGGACCCGAGCTTTAATATTATTAGACCAATTGATCGCCAATGGCTTTGATGTTCAAGTCATCACTGAAGGTCTTGCGAATCACATGAGAAATTTATTTGTCACAAAGGAAGCCAGCCTTGATCCTTTATTGAATTCTATTGCCACACGCAAACAAAAATTTGCAGAACAAGCAGATGCATGTAGTGAAACATTTTTGTTAAATGCATTGTACTTGATCAATGAATCGGAAATTAATTTAATCCGAGCAAACAACCGCAGGTTGCACATAGAAATACTATTTCTTAAACTCTGTTCGATGAGGTATAAAATTGAAGGTACTTCGACAGAAACAAATATTATCTTAGAAAAAAAAAAGTCTGAGCATATAATTCCTGAATCACTCCCGGAAATCAGATCAAATAATACCAGCAATGCAACACCATCGGAAAACATATCCGAAGTAAATTCAACAATTAGTATAACAAATAAACCTGTTGTTGAATTAAAATCGAATCCTGTAGAAAAGAAAAACGCGGCTGCAGCTCTACCAAAATTAATGGATATTGGTAGTCTAAGAAAAAAAATTAACGAAGAAGATATTCAGAAAAAAACCCAACAAAAAGAATTGAATCTGGATTCACTTCTTGATTTTTGGGAACAACTCAAATCCAAACAGGACTCTCAGTTGCTTCGTGTCAATATGAATACTGTAAAACTACAACTCAATGGTAACATTATCTTGATCAAATGTGGAAGTATGGTAGCGAGAGAAAGCATCAGACAAGAATTAAATCTCGAAGAGAGTGTAAGAAAGTATTTCAATCAAGCCAATATTCAGCTTACCATTGAAATTGATCCTCAACTTTCAGAAAGAGAGGACAAACCCAAAAAAATATGGAACTCTCAGGAAAAATACGATGCGATGCTGCAAACAAATCCTAAGCTCCAAAATTTTGTAGAAACCCTCGGCTTAAAAATTGTTCATTAA
- a CDS encoding SRPBCC domain-containing protein, giving the protein MLPSLYIQNEIEIKSSVEECWKYLVDPQKTPLYMFGCAALSDWKVGDSLNWEGEYEGTKMIFVKGIVEAIEPPFHLQYSVIDPLNQEIPDIPDNYLHVSYLISDLKNGSCLFQVRQGDYSGVAEGEKRYQEGLNGGLGWMPILEKIKECVEKQL; this is encoded by the coding sequence ATGTTGCCATCACTTTATATTCAAAACGAAATTGAAATCAAATCTTCTGTAGAGGAGTGTTGGAAGTATTTGGTAGACCCTCAGAAAACCCCATTGTATATGTTTGGCTGTGCTGCTCTGAGTGATTGGAAAGTCGGTGATTCATTGAATTGGGAGGGCGAATATGAAGGAACCAAAATGATATTTGTCAAAGGAATTGTTGAAGCCATTGAGCCTCCTTTTCATTTGCAATATTCGGTGATTGATCCATTGAATCAGGAAATACCGGACATCCCGGATAACTATCTCCATGTCAGCTATTTGATCTCGGATTTGAAGAATGGCAGTTGTCTTTTTCAGGTTAGGCAAGGCGATTATTCCGGCGTAGCCGAAGGAGAAAAAAGGTATCAAGAGGGATTAAATGGTGGATTGGGCTGGATGCCGATATTGGAAAAAATTAAGGAATGTGTAGAAAAGCAACTCTAA
- a CDS encoding T9SS type A sorting domain-containing protein, with protein MIFHRSIFNVLLILIISKSACLYAQQNILYKELTRKISDKQTFQEVDLFSRTSTLTASPVGQDQLKSGSSFVSLQLNMQEVHHLLSEKLNFIQVDVMTPDRKSLSLYLERQEVFGEESRILDSDHKIIGETSGGVYYRGVAIGLPQSLVALSIFEDQLIGVISLPVSGNLVLGKSKSSSSTELSLNAHVLFYERDLIAKMPFSCGTEEISQLNGEQQLSVQGISQLPVYDVRCRKVKVHLECDYKLYQDQARSVNQVKNYMTGLFNVVKTLYYNEYIQIEISDILVWTNQDPYLHTTLANIIYHYAGYRKDNFTGNITQLISTFEPQQPGGIAFVGTICQNYNGQSGPHSFAFIYNTYSNFPTYSWSVYVMAHEMGHNYGSWHTHSCVWGVNKNSQLDNCQPPDLGSCASGPAPTGGGTIMSYCHLTSYGINFSKGFGKEPGDLLRNSVSTRSCFEDLVSPQTNRTTLSKVWEGDNLYLNAAPKLVSYLYDWFHYDYPIPGEDSSSLKINYSGVYKLAMSNRCTNFSKSDSITIADFQVNLGCPVRKGKRDSVISTLTMNADDAESKDSLVFPANAFNAIPAAALDILVVLRTKIAPIGSSWTQSVTMAYNAPIGTNVSNTNYYPNEFEQYYFSGVKTYTRILGRFDPKGKWVFFARDLRPEVGIDAKVTQEIILTWRMPDTVEVCDIPLCEGQPRTFDAGITGAQYRWSTGDTTQQISTKTQGPLAVTVTKNGRTSSHQIHVTTKTIHYDNPRVICANEKVKVGNHEYNLGGIYIDTLLDRDNCDSIITTRLTVKPVYHTFDSLELCYGDLFLSQPLYNDTTVNSSFTSDQNCDSLHTTFIHVNAEIKGSASVQIACDDEGASVNYSLSGGSGGFTFLWPDGFDQANRTQVHSGTYLIEVVDAAACTWLDTLKVANYDSIGITVLIQDIKCAGKNDGRIELIPVSGTQPFFINWSNGNNALVNESLGLGKYTVYISDQNGCKYENIFEIRSPGYIFIDVQTTPSQGNDGSAKASVSGGVPPYKYLWSTQDTTDKISGLAPGDYSVSIIDANGCTGMYFFSINRSTGIENVQDHKVMIYPNPASSLIFIKGWNVKPTSVAIYSSLGKKVAEFKQLEISDKSQALELPLVNITAGIYFVEILEGNSKIIRKLVIDRS; from the coding sequence ATGATTTTTCACCGCTCAATATTCAATGTTTTATTGATTCTGATTATCTCTAAATCTGCTTGTCTTTACGCGCAGCAAAATATCCTGTACAAAGAGCTGACTCGAAAAATTTCCGACAAACAAACATTTCAAGAGGTGGATCTTTTTTCGAGAACTTCCACCTTAACTGCCAGTCCTGTTGGCCAAGATCAATTGAAGTCAGGGTCGTCTTTTGTTTCTCTCCAATTGAATATGCAAGAGGTACATCATTTGCTGTCTGAGAAACTCAATTTTATTCAGGTGGATGTCATGACACCGGACCGTAAATCATTGAGTCTTTATCTTGAGCGTCAGGAGGTTTTTGGAGAAGAATCCAGAATTCTAGATTCTGACCATAAAATCATAGGGGAAACATCAGGTGGAGTTTATTACAGGGGCGTTGCAATTGGCCTCCCTCAGAGTCTAGTGGCCCTGAGTATTTTTGAGGATCAATTGATAGGGGTTATAAGCCTTCCGGTATCTGGCAATTTAGTCCTCGGAAAATCTAAATCAAGCAGTTCAACAGAATTGTCGCTAAATGCTCATGTACTTTTTTATGAACGTGACTTGATTGCTAAAATGCCTTTTTCATGCGGAACTGAGGAGATTTCACAACTCAATGGAGAGCAACAGCTCTCCGTACAGGGAATTTCTCAACTTCCCGTTTACGATGTGCGATGTAGGAAAGTAAAAGTTCATCTTGAATGTGACTATAAACTTTATCAAGATCAAGCGAGAAGTGTAAATCAAGTCAAAAATTACATGACGGGTTTGTTCAATGTAGTAAAAACCCTTTATTATAATGAATACATCCAAATCGAAATTTCTGATATATTGGTTTGGACAAATCAGGATCCTTATCTCCATACCACTTTGGCCAATATTATTTACCATTATGCAGGTTATCGCAAAGACAACTTCACGGGTAATATCACTCAATTGATAAGTACATTCGAACCACAACAGCCTGGTGGTATCGCATTTGTCGGAACGATTTGTCAAAATTATAATGGACAATCCGGCCCCCATTCATTTGCATTTATCTACAACACCTATTCCAACTTCCCGACTTATTCCTGGAGTGTATATGTAATGGCTCATGAAATGGGTCACAATTATGGTTCCTGGCATACGCATAGTTGCGTTTGGGGAGTCAATAAAAATTCACAATTAGACAACTGTCAGCCGCCAGACCTTGGCTCTTGCGCGTCCGGTCCTGCACCCACAGGTGGTGGCACGATCATGAGTTACTGTCATTTAACCAGTTATGGTATTAATTTCAGCAAAGGATTCGGGAAAGAACCAGGAGATTTATTGAGAAATTCAGTAAGTACCAGATCGTGCTTTGAAGACTTGGTTTCACCACAGACCAATAGGACTACGCTTTCCAAAGTATGGGAAGGGGACAACTTGTATTTAAATGCCGCGCCGAAGCTGGTGAGTTATTTGTACGATTGGTTTCATTATGATTATCCCATCCCTGGAGAAGATTCCAGCTCACTTAAAATAAATTATTCTGGTGTCTATAAACTTGCGATGTCAAACCGATGCACCAATTTTAGTAAATCTGACTCCATTACAATCGCCGACTTTCAGGTGAACCTAGGTTGTCCTGTGCGAAAGGGTAAGCGAGACAGTGTTATCAGTACTCTAACCATGAATGCTGATGATGCTGAATCCAAAGACAGCTTAGTGTTTCCCGCTAACGCTTTCAATGCCATCCCAGCTGCTGCTCTGGATATACTTGTTGTGCTACGTACGAAAATAGCACCGATTGGTAGCTCTTGGACACAAAGTGTAACCATGGCTTACAATGCACCAATCGGTACAAATGTGAGCAATACAAATTATTATCCTAACGAATTTGAACAGTATTATTTCAGCGGCGTAAAAACGTATACAAGGATATTGGGTAGGTTTGACCCAAAAGGTAAATGGGTGTTTTTTGCAAGAGATCTGAGGCCGGAAGTGGGGATCGATGCCAAGGTGACCCAAGAGATTATACTTACATGGAGAATGCCGGACACTGTTGAGGTTTGCGATATTCCACTCTGCGAAGGACAGCCTAGAACATTTGACGCAGGGATCACAGGGGCACAGTATCGATGGTCAACAGGTGACACCACTCAGCAAATTAGCACCAAAACGCAGGGACCGCTTGCTGTAACTGTGACCAAAAACGGTCGAACAAGCTCACACCAGATCCATGTTACCACTAAAACAATTCACTATGATAATCCTCGAGTGATTTGTGCAAACGAAAAAGTCAAAGTTGGCAACCATGAATACAATCTGGGGGGAATTTATATAGATACTCTTTTGGATAGAGATAATTGTGACAGCATCATTACTACAAGACTTACGGTCAAGCCCGTGTACCACACTTTTGACAGCTTGGAGTTGTGTTATGGAGATTTATTTTTGTCTCAACCTCTTTACAATGATACCACTGTGAATTCTAGCTTTACTTCTGATCAAAACTGTGATAGTCTGCACACTACTTTCATTCATGTCAATGCTGAGATAAAAGGATCTGCATCTGTCCAGATCGCTTGTGATGATGAAGGTGCAAGTGTCAATTATTCATTATCTGGAGGTAGTGGAGGATTTACTTTTTTATGGCCTGATGGATTTGATCAGGCAAATAGAACTCAGGTTCACTCAGGGACTTATTTGATTGAAGTCGTGGATGCTGCTGCCTGTACCTGGTTGGATACATTGAAGGTGGCTAACTATGATTCTATTGGCATTACTGTGCTAATTCAAGACATTAAATGTGCCGGCAAGAATGATGGTAGAATTGAGCTCATTCCGGTTTCTGGAACTCAACCATTTTTTATTAATTGGTCCAATGGGAATAATGCTCTGGTTAATGAAAGCCTTGGCCTTGGGAAGTATACCGTGTACATATCTGATCAAAATGGCTGCAAGTATGAAAATATCTTTGAAATACGGTCGCCAGGCTATATTTTCATTGATGTTCAAACCACGCCAAGTCAAGGTAATGATGGTTCGGCAAAAGCAAGTGTTAGCGGAGGAGTCCCACCATACAAATATCTCTGGTCCACACAAGATACTACAGACAAGATTAGTGGGTTGGCCCCGGGGGACTATTCAGTAAGCATTATAGATGCAAATGGTTGCACGGGTATGTATTTTTTTAGTATAAACAGAAGCACCGGGATAGAGAATGTCCAAGACCACAAAGTGATGATTTATCCTAATCCGGCATCCTCATTGATCTTTATTAAAGGGTGGAATGTCAAACCAACTTCTGTGGCCATTTATTCATCATTGGGCAAAAAAGTGGCGGAATTCAAGCAACTTGAAATATCAGATAAATCTCAAGCATTAGAATTGCCATTAGTAAATATTACTGCAGGGATTTATTTTGTTGAGATACTTGAGGGCAATTCTAAGATTATCAGGAAGCTTGTCATTGACAGATCATGA
- a CDS encoding BamA/TamA family outer membrane protein: MSFKFKLSELYPVKAIYRMSLRKIGFTLFFGFAFLINFGFASDSLARRMNVLIVPSIFYTPDTRWGFGGAGVLSYYWKKDRVRKYKSNFSFGVSYTQNKQVLSYIPYQFYFEQNKYWLLGELGYYRYVFNYYGIQSPPQNDYLEKYSANLIRIRINASKKIRDGLYLGFKYSADDFRFTKKDTSSLLFSQYIIGNKNGNTSGIGLIFLMDHRNQVNYPSKGFLAESGFTVDQPLWGSDFHFVKFNLDFARYIKLYKSLVMAGGFSLQMSSNGVPFHQMSTLGGSRRLRGYYDGRFRDQHGILSQIEFRFPLFYRFKLALFGGVGTTWSKHSRWDELYTIYNYGLGLRILFDKDAQQHLRLDYGWGIQSKGFYLTVSEAF; this comes from the coding sequence ATGAGTTTTAAATTCAAGTTATCAGAATTGTATCCTGTGAAAGCTATCTACAGAATGTCTTTGAGAAAAATTGGATTCACATTATTTTTTGGTTTTGCATTTTTAATCAATTTTGGATTTGCATCAGATAGTCTGGCGCGGAGAATGAATGTTCTTATTGTGCCAAGTATCTTTTACACGCCTGATACAAGATGGGGATTTGGAGGAGCGGGTGTTCTATCTTATTATTGGAAGAAAGATAGAGTGCGGAAGTATAAATCCAACTTTAGTTTTGGTGTCTCCTATACACAAAACAAACAAGTGTTAAGTTACATTCCTTATCAATTTTATTTTGAACAGAATAAATATTGGTTGCTTGGTGAATTGGGGTATTACAGGTACGTTTTTAATTATTATGGCATTCAGAGTCCGCCGCAAAATGACTATTTGGAAAAATATTCAGCCAATCTCATCAGGATAAGAATTAATGCTTCAAAGAAAATCCGAGATGGATTGTATCTAGGTTTTAAATACTCTGCAGATGATTTTCGATTTACCAAAAAAGATACGAGCTCACTTCTTTTTAGTCAATATATCATTGGAAATAAAAATGGAAATACCTCTGGAATAGGATTGATTTTTTTGATGGATCATCGCAATCAGGTCAATTATCCCAGCAAAGGTTTTTTGGCTGAATCTGGCTTTACAGTAGATCAACCATTGTGGGGAAGTGATTTTCATTTTGTAAAATTTAACCTTGATTTTGCGCGGTATATTAAATTATACAAATCCCTGGTTATGGCCGGTGGATTTTCATTGCAAATGAGTTCGAATGGTGTACCTTTTCACCAGATGTCTACATTAGGTGGATCTCGTCGGCTGCGCGGTTATTATGATGGGCGCTTTCGTGACCAACATGGAATACTTTCACAAATTGAATTTCGGTTTCCTTTGTTTTACCGATTCAAATTAGCATTATTTGGAGGAGTAGGTACAACCTGGTCTAAACATTCGCGATGGGATGAATTGTACACCATTTATAATTATGGTTTAGGATTGAGGATCCTGTTTGACAAAGATGCTCAGCAGCATCTTAGACTCGACTATGGTTGGGGAATTCAATCTAAAGGATTTTATTTAACTGTTTCGGAAGCATTTTAG